The Macadamia integrifolia cultivar HAES 741 chromosome 4, SCU_Mint_v3, whole genome shotgun sequence genome contains the following window.
GCTAGAGAGACAAGCAGAAGAAGCAGATGATATCGAAGAATCAGAATCACAATCATCATCCTCCGGCACCGAAGTACACAACCGGCAAATCGAACGTACCGGTCGGAATCCGACACCGGAGATGTGATTTCCGTCGAAAGCTTTGCATTTAGAACAAACAGTCCGACGAACATGTCGACCTACCAAAAAATTAGCTCCGTGAACCCTAGCGTCACAATCCCAACACAGAAAAGCCGAATCGGAGGAACAGTAAACCGAAGCTTCTCCATCACAAAGCTCGCAAACCCTCGTTTTCATCTCCAGAACAATCGTAAAACAATCCGTAAAGATCGCGAGGGGAGCAGaagattttggatttttggattcgaGAGGAGAtcttaagaaagaagaaagaaagagagagatttggggCGAGAGAAGCGgtttctagagagagaaagaaaaatagtttttaagaaatttgaaagGTTTCGGCAGGTTTATAAGCTATACAATACGCTGTGCCTCTCCTTCTGCGACGCCCTTCCTTGTCCACATAAACCTCATTTCTCTCGAACTTCTCAAATTATAAAAACTATTTTTGTCTATTTCTAAGGGGAAAAAGACGAAAATGCATGGGCTTTTTCGTAATTTTAATcagattttgtattttaaagttGATgtagaaaatatcttcttcaccAACTGGTATCGTGGGGCCCACAATAAaattctttcattcttctttttccttctttctatggGCAGGAAGAGGAGTCTTATAAGGGACACTAATGAGGACAAATTACACGTGGCGGAATTTGAAGAGGTTGGAGATGGGTACGTGTCAATAAATAATACCAGgcgtttttttctttccttttttggcGAAAATGCCCCTTTGGGCGAAGTGGGTGTGTTACTTTCCAAATTATGACATGATCCACTCACTACGTGACACGTTTGACTTGAAGGGTAATTTGGGAAAATAAGATGTGAAAAGGACTTCCATGGTGAACTGAACCTCTGCATGTCTCGCTCCCAATTACTTTGTAATAATCATTGATGAAATAGACAATCAGCCCATGAGCCATCAGcttaaatgacaaaaatgccATCTGGTTTAGTGTAAAATTTGCTCAATATTAAGGTTTTGGGTGGTTCTAGTCCACGGATCTGGAATCGGTCTTCTTTGAAGACcgatacaatatatatatatagatcgGCATGGATATCGAACATTTGTgcccctattttttatttttttttaagaatttgggtttttgaCTCTTTTACCCTTGGTCTGGATGTTCATTGATACAAGATCGACATTGTATCAAACTCAATGATTGGCGATATCTATCACGGTTTGAGAAGATGAAATCGAGGTCGGAATCTATGAAGGTCTTGACTATGCATCGTTTGATAaagtttttgctgtttctgtatctagaaacagtagaaactaCTTTTCACATTTtcgaaaataaaaacaaattttttggtatttgataaacAAAAACATTTTCTCAAAACGTTTTTTATAGACATAATAcaactaaaaaacccaatagtatcatcagatgcccaaaaaggagagagggtttgTTTGCctctttttatatttaaataattgaaagatttatcgggcacaatagctttctttttctttcctctcaaATTCTTTTCTAGAAATGATGTTAAAATTATAAATGgagataaattttgatttatgtttctagaaacggatgaaacaaaacaatttcatcaaacactttttagactatttcttcatttataggaacaagaaaacatagaaatgacaaaaacataatgttgtcaaacggtgaggttttaaaacttgaaatcaATCATAGGATCGATCAAAACTAATACCATTCTACAATTTAAAGATCGATCAAGTCACTCAATGCTCAGCACACTGATGCAACTAATGCAAATGTCTTTCACACGACCCGAAATGGGAACAAATGATTTTTACAATGGCATTTAACTGACTCCGATAAACTTATTAGCTTTTGGGAAGCGTAAAGGGTACAAGCGCTTGGTTGGATCGTGGTGttctgcagatagcaaaacaaggaacaATAGGGATGAGAGAAACAAAGGATTTTGATCCTCTAGTAGCACCCAAATTATTCGACAAGAAACAACGGAGTGCCGTTGGGTCCCACATTGGAGTGGGGACTGACGTGGCATAATCTACACCGACAGAAGTTCTAATGGGTGAAAAATATCCGCTTTCAATCACGACCACACAATACCCACAATACCCACAAGCCATCGCCGCGAtgtccacaaaaaaaaatccaaatccaaaggTGGATCCACGGGTCCCAATGTGCCATGTGGCACTAGAACGTCATTTTCAAATTAAGCGGATGTGAGAAAGCCACGTGGAACCAACGGTAGTTAAGCACAAGTGTTGAGTGAGGTTGGGGAATGATTTGCTGATGTGGTGTCACCCTTTTATGGGAAAGAGGTGAATGGCGGGAAATGAAAGACTAAAATTCACTAGTTTCCTAAAATAACCTTCTGGCATTCATTGCATCTTTAATAGAGTCACGAGTTTGGAATTTCATGGAAGAAGGCCATTCttgtaaatgaaaaaaaaaaataaaagggcgTGAGACATGAATGTCACCAGTGTACGGTAAATTAGCGGGCCGCATCTAATGAGGATCATGGTTCTACATTTGGCCAATATCGTATCGATCAGGCCGTAAGGACGAGGGGTGAAAAAGtcaagaaaatcattttttaagatAACGCCACGGTATTTCTgtttagaaatttattttctacaaTTATTCCCTCCAGTGATTGTGATCGTGCGGTGAGTATCGAATGGTCAAGAGGACTTTGGTGCGTGTGCTTGGATGGTCTTGACCATTCAATGCTTATCGCACTGCCACACTCATTGCAGAGGATAATCGTCCTATTCTGTTCAAGTAATTTAATActgatttattttaatattataataatTTTAAGGATGATCAATATTCGTTATGATACCACACTTTAAAACTATGATAAGGCATATGAACATAGAAAAGACATGGAAGTCATTTTAAAAAGTGAATACTATCTTATGGTATATTGGTAGGATgcttaactcttttttttataaaatatctaCTTATAATTTATTAAGATATccattctcattttttatttttatttttttgacgaAACCACCCTTCTTATGTTTGAGGCGGTGCAGCCCGAAACGTCAGAGGGGGTGGGGCCGTGGCGGGGCCGGCGCCGCGGCGTGTGCTAGGTGTTCGTTAAGGGCTCTAAGACCTAAGGGGAGTGGATCGTGTGGGGCCACTCGTTAGGGAAGGAAGACTCGCAAGTCTCCACTTCCACATATGAGATTACAAGCTTTTCAAATGAATACATTTTGCATTTCCCACAGCCATAGATTCATATTATAAAAAATTGCTGTCATGTAAAATTCTTTCATTGTTTTTCTTTGGCGAAATTTCATGCTATGTACACCGCATCCCTAGTTTGACATTTCTTTTACTTGATTCCTTTAAGGGAAAGGGATAGTTATGCCGCCGATACCAAATATGCTAGCGGATAACATCAATAGAAACACATGATgaagtatcattcaggaaggatatgagggtcatttcaaaaaaagggaagagagaaatagacacaatggatgctagcatacttgatatcgacggtaTACCCaatattttcccttcttttaatttattgaaaaaaaaaagaaaattgtctGACTGCATAGTTCACAAGATAAGAGTATGTGAAACTACCACCTCAGACAGCATATATCTAGGGTTTTCTTAAGAAGTGCCTTCAAATTGTAAGTAATGGATGACATATCCATCAACTTGATTCGGGTAAGCCTTGTGGTGTCTTGCCAATATGATATGTATCAATCACAACTGATTTtatgaagtattaaaaaaaaaacttagtcgGCCTGAGGTTCACTAGAGCCCAGAAGCTCCCGGCTCTCAGGTGGCGCGGGGGTCATGTACGAGCCCAAGAGGGATTTAGTCGGCCTAAAGTTGGATATCCCtcatttctacaaaaaaaaaaaaaaacttagaaatTTTAAGGCCTATGAGATATTGCATCAGCATACATGGATGGTTAAAGAATATAAAGATATATGGACATATATGGatgtatttgattgaattttagTTTGTGTTGGAAACGTATCCATCAAATCAATATTTGTGTGggttaaataaattaatttgtaTAATTTAATAATGGGCTTTGATACTTCTTCAAGTTTAACCTAAAATGGTATACAATTGAAGATGAGATTGGACATCCCATTCGTGTAATCGTCACATTGTGTGTATATAAGAATGAATATTCTATGGCACAAATATGAGTGTACATACAGTGTCTACATTGAATCGGAttatattaaatttcaaatGTTCATTATTATCAGTTATTAGGAACGGAATTCTCGTTGGTAGTGTACGATCAATCCCTTGACTTAATAGGTCCTTATCGTAATGTGAGTTATGACGTATAAATAATTGGTGTCTCCTTGATTATATATCGGTGTACTTGATTCACAATGTTTTTATCGTATTCAAAAGAGATGATCAACATTGAATCTGTTGTCCTAATCGAGAGAaggatccggctcctcttcATGGAGCCTAGGGACTAGGGAGCCATCCCATGGTTGGGAGGACTCAAACACACATCACCAAACCACCCCAACCTAGGTTTTTGACCCCGGGATTCAAGAAATTTTGGTAAATTGTTTACaaagttttaaattttaatatttatttttacaaaTATTTTTGGGAAATGTTTTAATGGTCCAATCAGAATTATAGAACCTTGGAGATTGTGTTGTCAGTAGAATAGGttataagaaaaaatttatGCATGCTCTATAGTCTATTATGCGATATTTATTGTATTTATGAAGAGAACGATGTATGATTACCTACTTAAATTTGGAGATTTTTGTTGCATCTACTTAGCAGTGTATATTTTGAAAATACTATAATGAGATGTGGTATCTGACTTACTGTAGCAAAAACAAACGCATTTAAAAATTCATTCCTATTTTTTATCGCTTTAAACATATTTTGCCATTTGTTTCACAACAATATAGAAAAAACGGTAAATGGCTAGCAATCCGCTTAAAtgcatttaaaacatgtttcccttcttcttcttcttcttttttttcttcttttttttttttaattctttcaccGATGTAAAGCTGACTCGAAATGCCAcgtttctcatgatatcaccttaAACTTAGATTCATTGCATGGACttcaaaattaaacaataaCTGATGCATTTGCTAAAGGGTTTCTAAAGCGATGACTCCCAACTCCAATTCAACATAAACACTCTGGAAGTGTGTTGGTTATATTGACAATAATGAACAACACCATAATCAAGCCACATTGCTTAACAGGAATATGAGCATGTTTTTTATTGTTATGATGTATGAATTTGGATTTGATGTTGTATGATATATTTTGGATAATATTATGATATGTCTTGAAACTTATAGTGGTTTGTCAAATTTTGTGTGAATGTTTGATGTTATAGTTTTTTTAAACATTGGCTGGAAGTATTCAGGGGATTATCTTTCAATTTATATGagtacattttctttttcttaactAGGAGTTTTAATCATTTTTGAAAAGGTTTAGTTATCTGAAATACACCAAGGTATAGATACAAAAACTATCACCCTAAAGGACCCTCACAAGACTCTCGCAAGACTGGTAGTATCATCAGTAACCATTTTACCccctaaggctctctttggtatgatttctatttgtatttatgaactattttttagaaattatttgtggcaataaattatggaccacaaatagtatttgtttggttactatttataaaatagattatatgatgagaaaataggtttcagttttcaccttcaactttgagcttcgagctaaagagatgataggatttggggttttttttttttggaaaagtataaaacatactcaagttacctatttaccattgattttgaataGTTTAACACacgtgctcatttaaggtagcaaaaatcaacataatgatttgttgccacaaatcacaaatagcttgagagtaatttgtgatttgtgatttatgatttattctaaatagaaataattgagataaattataccaaacacttgtaaaaatagaaacaagtcaaataaatacaaatagaaatcaaaccaaagagagcctaagagAATTAGAAAAGTATATTTCATCATAATTTATTTGAGTCTAGCCCATTGGTGCAAGGCAACATCATTTCACTATCAATTCATGCAAAAACAATTTGTGAGCTCCCCACTTTGAATGCAATTTTGACTAATGTTCACGATATGACTAATATCCGATATTTCCATcattggatagtactcagaaagaCCCAAGaaaatccaaccattggattaaGAGATATTGTGCTCGAAAATCAGCGTAAAACGTGCTAAGTCATAGAAATAGGCCACAATCAGAATTCGCCAGTGAGTATGAGCTAAGGTAACCTTACTCCGACTTGCAACTTCAGGGTCATCTAGGCTCTTAAATAGGTCAGCACATAAACTCCAGAACCATACGGAAaggtttcaaaattcaaaaaggCCATTCTCTTTAATTTGTTCCAATGCCAAAGGTATGCAAAGGTATGCAAAGGTAGTCTGTGGTAAATATGGTACAGGATAAAGTGGAAGCttcaaagaaaattaaattccaTAAGGGGTTGGTTTGGAATGTGTGGTAGGTGTGCAAACAGGAGAGGAGAGGCTGTGGTGCTTAGGTAATGAGTGATAGGTAGAGAATGGTTAGAAAGGTTTGGCATGTTCTTTACTCCATTGGTTGAAGAGGGTAAAAATTTGGTGAGGGTTCTGTTGAGGTAGTTATAATATTTATGGGAAATGTCTCCCTGAACATGAGGCGTAGGAAATGTTCGTTCACATTTGACTTCCAAGGAGGAAAAGTACTCAGTAGAAAAAAATAGCCCTACACCTGGATATATGGGGTAAAATGATCAATCCATGCCCCcatgaagagaaaaataacTTTTCTATGAATATTTTCCCCTAGTCTCCCATTAGCCCTCATGCATGTGCAGGAATTATATtatcttttataatttttctctccactaaagaaaagttaaaaaatccaaatgttGTAGACATAAGAGaacccttttcctttttttaatatggGGAAGGATTCTTTAAGCCACTAGGGTATCTTACATAGTACATACCCTCATAGTTGAGTGAGGTTTCATTGAAATAgcgttcttaagaaaaaaataaataaaataattctttATGAAAAGGAATATGAAGCACCAGCAGctcagagatttttttttcccaaggcATAGTGCATGATGCCCTGCCACTGCATGTGCCATGGCCTAAcaagggtcataatgtacagaTCTTATCCACGCAGAGACGCTATTTTCCAACTCGTACCTATGACTATCAAGTCACAATGGAACAACCTTACCATTATGTCACTATCAAGTCACAATGGAACAACCTTACCATTATGTCAAAATCCGCCCGATTAATTGCTGAGTGAATGAGAATTAGTTTTAAAaacagttctttttttttttttttttttgacttcaTCTCGATTCAAACTGACTGTATTCAGCTTTCCAGTGCATATCGTGAGAACCTTGCAAGAGAAAAGTGCAGATACAAACATCTTTAAAATACCTTGAAATCAAATATTGAAGACAACCGATATAATAAAagcaaaaattacattttattGATACCATTAATATACAACCTTTGATTGTAGGAGCAAAACTAACTTCCTTAGTATGGACATGATTTTATTGCATACAACCAAGGCAAGCTGAAATTAATAATGAACCCCCATCCTCTCCACCCCACCCACTTTTTTTCACCCAAGAAAATTGGAAAATCATAGCTGCCAGGTTGAGCTGAAAAAATAATCCCAACCATGTAATCTAATCTAAAAAGAATCAATGTTATACAGTTGAATGTTGTGTCATAGTAGATTTAGCTTTGAATCCCAATTCTATTTTGTCCAGTGACCTGGGGGGAAACCTGCAAAATCAAGAAAGCTATGGATCAAAATCCACAATATAGtaacaagacaaataggatGGAACAATAGCTGAAAGTTGATATAATATATGGGATTCAGTTCTGTCTGCAAGTATAGTGTACACTTGCGCTCcctgagtctctctctctctcctcccacaacaGAGGGGCAGATATATCTTTTCATAGAGGTGAGGAGAGAAAGACTCAAGGGGGTGCCAGCGTACGGCGGTACACTATGCTCCCAGGCAAAGTTCATTTTCCCATAATATATTTATCACACACAACAATCATGACATGAAGAAGTGTCAACGATCAAGTGAAAGAGGAAAATCCATCTTTGATTCACATAGAGAAGAAGAGACTATTTACTAACCACCTAGAGTTCAAAATAATCCACTTACAACATGAACTCAAGTAGGTCGGAGCACTTGGAGAAAAAGGCCTACTGCAACTTGCCGTAAGCATAAGACTTCAATTCTATTTATTCTTTCTTCCTATTCTACTGTTATATTTCTAGCAGTAAAATCTTGGTCCACCAGCACAAGGACATGGTTCTAATCTGAGGATGGTCAATTTCTGCAAAGTGGATAAGGGTAGGACAGACTCCAGTCCATTCCTTCTTGGAACCTGAGAACGCAGGACTGGAACCAGATTAAGCAGTTTCTTCCATTGGCTGCGTCGCCGCAATACCAGTGAGTATATCATTCATCATTGTATCATTCACACAGCACCATAACCACTAACCAAAAAGGTGGAGTTTCTATAAACCCCATATCACTTAATCCTGGAACCTAATTTATTCTTTAAAAGGATTTCTCAGAGAAGCAACTTAAATTCCAATATTTCTCAACTCCCATGCCCTTGACAGAGAATTAGCTCTACAATATATTCCAAGACCAATATATTATTAGTCTaccaaaaacaacaacaacaacaataacaaagcttttagccttatcccaactaaatggggtcggctacatggatccgcagaggaaaaaaaaaaaaaaaaacttcaggGCATCCCACTCATGAACAATAGGAAACtcggatcctagccctccaggcAGCCCTGTTAGATGCCATACTCAAGtaaagacttaacttttgcatgtctcttctaactaactcatcaatggtcgtTTTTTACCagcccctagcccttttagctccataCATCTGCATCCGgtcactcctccatactggGGCATCCAAGGGCCTCCTTTAGACATGACCAAACCATCGTAatcgacattctctgagcttatcctgaattacggcaactcccaaatccatTCTAACCTGGGCATTTCTTATTCCATCTCTCagggttttgccgcacatctatctcaacatcctcatctcagccacaTATCTGTGTTACGCTTCTTGAatacccaacattctgcaccatacatcatagctggtcttatggcagtcctatagaattttcccttgagctttagaggaatacgtAGATCACATATTACTCCAGAtgcccctctccatttcatccactttgtgggaaacatcatcataAATCTCACCTTTGTTTAACGTAGGGCCCAGATATCTAAAACAGTCACTTTgcgggatctctctcccctcgaTTTTCACTTCCTCGCTATCAATCCTCAATTGATTAAAGTTACATCTCCTATAttccgtcttcgttctacttatcttgagacctctcgattccaaagtatatctccataattccaacttatcattaatctttGGCACTGTTTCACCgaccagaacaatatcatctgcaaaagcatacaccacgggacctctccttgaatattcctggttaaatcatccatgacaagTGTAAATAGGTAAGGGCTCAAAgtggatccttgatgtaacccgatattaattgggaactcaacaccttggcctcccacatatctcacactagtcacatctccatacatatctttaattatatccacatttatttgacgcttttttcttctctaaaacttGTCATATTAAATCTCTGAGAACCCTGTCATAGGCCTTTTCAAGGTCgatgaagaccatatggagatacCTCTTGTAAGTTCTGGCTTTTTCCATAAGCCTTCTAAGAAGGTAGATCGCTTCCGTGGTGGATCTCCCAGGCATGAAACCGAATTGGTTCCCAgagatattagtttctcttcttaagCGAACTTCAATCaccttctcccatagtttcatcgtatgactcataagttttatgcctctgtAGTTGTTGCAGCTCTGGATATcgtctttatttttgtaaattgtgacaataatgcttctcctccactcataaGGCATCTTTTTCGAGTTCataattttgttaaaataaccAAACAACTCCATATGCTTTCAAACTCTTCCACACTTTAATAGGGACCTCATCCGGACCTGGTGTCTTccctactttcatcttccttaggGCCTCCTTAACCTCGGTCATTCCTATCTTGCATACATACCTATGATTCCTATTGTGGAGCAAGCTACTCGAACCATTCCTATTAGTGTTGTCTCCATTAAGCAGGTTACAGaaatactcatcccatctcctCTTTATGTCTTCATCCTTCACAAGCACTCTGCCATCCTCATTCTTAATACATCGAACCTAGTCAAGATCCCTGCTCTTCCTTTCTCGAATTTTGGCTACCTTATAGATAGCCATTTCCCCTTCATTGGTATTTAAATTGTTGTAGAAATCATCATATTTTCTCGCCCTTGCTTTCCCTACAATCTTTCTTGCTTCATTCCTGGCAGCcttatatctctctttatcttcaacTTCGTCAATCCTttgccaaattttaaaattatctttcttattCTTGATGGCAACCTGAACCTCaacatcccaccaccaagtctctctaggGGCTGCCTTAGTACCCCTAGCCACCCCTAAAACCTCCTTAGCAATTTTCTTAATGCAATCTGTCATTTCATTCCACATCGTGTTGGCATCCCCTTCACAATCTCACTTTCTAtgcttcaccacattatctTTAAAGAACCCCACTGCGTCTcctttcaatctccaccacctaaACTTAGGACACACTTGgttccttgttttcttcttcgaTAAACGGAAGCACATGTCCAAGATCAACAATCTATGTTGAGAGGTTAAACTCTCCCCAGGTAtgaccttacaatccttacacGTCCATCTGTCAAGCCTTCTAGTGAGGAAGAAGTCTATTTAACTGGAATGTTGTCCACTATTGTAAGTAATTAAGTGTTCTTCCCTTTTACCGAAAAAGGTGTTAGCGATAGATCATAGGCGGTTGCGAAGTCCAGAACTGAGGTtccctcctcattcctctccccCACTCCATAACCTCTGTGCACCTCTACATAACCTCTCCTATCCTTCCCAATGTGTCGTTTCAAGTCGCCTCCCATAATAATCTTTTCATCCGGTCTAAAACTATGCATCAATTCATCCatatgttcccaaaattgtagcTTGCAACTCTCATCCAATCCTGCTTGTGGAGCATAAGCGCTAATAATGTTGACCACTTCTTTATCCAACACTAGCTTTTAAGGATATGATCCTGTCCCCAACTCTTTTAACATCTTCCACGTCGTTCTTCAAGTCTCTATCCACCACTATGCCAACTCCACCTCTTCCACTTTGGTCTCCCACGTACCAAAGTTTAAAGTCGTCCAACATCTTAGCTTTCATCCCTTTCCATCTAGTCCCTTGGATACATGCAATGTTAATCCTTCTCCTCTTCATGACATCTATCAGTTCCAAACTCTTGCCCGTCAGAGAACCAATGTTCCAGAAA
Protein-coding sequences here:
- the LOC122076359 gene encoding uncharacterized protein LOC122076359 is translated as MVDWASHANDTRYRATFQQVQERVKNVNNKRRIRCAFWNIGSLTGKSLELIDVMKRRRINIACIQGTRWKGMKAKMLDDFKLWYVGDQSGRGGVGIVVDRDLKNDVEDVKRVGDRIISLKASVG